The stretch of DNA ACATGGCACTTGTGCGGCTTGAATCCCATATGCCGGAAGCTGTGGGACTTGTATTCGTCCTTCCGGCTGAATTTGCGATGGCAAATGTCGCATTCGTAGCCCTTGAAGTTGGGATCTGACAGCCTATGGCGTGCCATGTGACGCTTCAGGTCGTACGAACGGTCAAAAGCACGCTGGCAAACACTGCAGACATGTGGCTTTGGGATTGGCTCCACATGCTGCCTGTGACGTCTTGTGTGCTTGTACAGATCCCCCGAGGATGCAAAGCTGAAGCTGCATCCGGGATGATTGCACTTGAACGGCTTAACGCCCGTATGAGTTCTGTGCAATGTGAAATTGCCCATAAAttagttattaaaaaattaatctattaattaatatgaaattttaacgattttgaAGCTCTCGCGATCTCATGAAACATataagaaacattgaaacattcagCTTTGTGtcaaaagtaattaattaaagcaaCACCTAGAAgcatgaaaaaattattctcgCGTCCTATAAGTGCTACAGCTTCTGTAAGATATAACCGATAACACTTTCAAattaaagcaattaaaaaaaattgctttaataattaattaatattaattaatataaataaacgGCCTAAACGTTATATTCTTTTACGTTTACATTAGATTAATTATTTGACATAGTAAAAAACATAAACTTTGAAACAAAGTCtgtatgtttcaatgtttcttatATGTTTCATGCGAACGCAAGGACTTAAaactgtaaaattttattggatttttattgaatagcTTCATTTAAGGATTTATTTAGAATCACAATCAAAACGGTTGGATTTTCATGtctgtttggaaaatttctgatcaattcattaaaattttcacaaagttttACCTTAAAATAATGTACCTAGAAGATTTAATTAGAAAGTCTCTTAGTTTAATTAGAAACTGAGAGatcaattaattcttaatgagttaaattaatttgaaaacaagaaaaaattaaaaccctaatttttctattttctaaaatattttaagggaattttcttgtatcttttatcttaatttttaagtcgTTTTATCTATTGattctttcttctcaattttaaacaatttaatttatttatacgtgcaattttgtttaattttttcgtgTTTCAATCATATTTTCCACAATGAAACATTATCGCGAATAtttcacagtttttttttgaattgtaaaaatttcatagaagatttatttataaaccaAAGCTTATGAAATTTTACGCAAGAAGTTCTGAAACTTTTTTCtaactaaattatttaattttatcaaaagataaacttttttttttatttatttggagAGAATAAGCTTAGGCTCGCCGGCAGCGTCgtagataaagaaaattctacataGAGAAACacattttcatgcattttaaGTCTACTTCTGGATATTCTAAAcactttttcattcattttcctattttctaaaatttgaataatttttttcttgtatttttcgAATTTCTTAATGTTGATTTTTCACGATTTAATCGCAAAACGTGAAATTTTGCTACATTTTACGTCTTTCAATTGCGTTTTTCCCGTTGAAACATCAGcgcgaatgtttcatgcatttttttaaatgtaacaaatgaatagaagaTTGAATTCTCAACcaaagtttttgaaattttacacaaaaacttctgaaacttttatttcttttatgcatttaaagtcaaaaattaatattctcgtttaaattaaaatcttgaatttttttttataggatTTCTTCTTGCAGTTTATGAATTTATAAGGAATTTTATTCCACGATTTAGTCGAAAAATGTGTAATTTTGCTACATTTTTTATcagtcacatttttcccaaTGAAATATCGGCGCAAATGCTTCATAAATATAATAgaaataaagatttaattctcaaccaaagtttttgaaattttacgcAAGAACTTatgaaactattttttttaatgattcattttttattattatttttaaatggaattattaaattttctcaaatgaaaaacttttatttctttttatgaacTCAaaggtttaaattaaaatcttctttcacttttttctaaataatttctaaatcaaataaaatgtgaaattttgatacattttgcGTGTTTCAATCTCGTTTTTCCCGTTGAAACATCAACGCGAATGTTTCAtggatttaatttatattcctcttcttcttcttctcttatctttcttttatttttaacgaattaaagattttaagagaaatccttacgattataaaaaaagattttctttttcttatcatttatttaattaaaattttaaattaatttttaataattttctgaccTCGTAAACTGTGTCGATTTTGTCATTAAAAACATCATAAAGTAACATAACTTCTGCTGATAAGACAAGAAGATTGAATAAACTCCGCATTAATCCAGTTTAAACTTTTCCCGAAAAGCccgaaagaagaagaaaaaactttaaaagaactcACCGAACATGTCTCGTTAGATCTCCTGTCGCCGTGAAAGTTCTCCCGCAGATTGCACAAGATTTGGATTTTTCCTTCGTGTGGACTCTCATCATGTGGGGCCCCAGGGAGTACCGGCGTGAGAAGACAGCCCCACAGATTGTGCAGGAGAACCTCTTTCCATCCCCATCGCTGTCCTTTTTCTCCACATTTGCCTCCATTAGGGGGAGCATTGCTGTATTCCCGGACATTTGAGCAACGAGCGGAATGTCCGGAagcttgagtttcttcatcaGGGGCTTCCTTTCCACCTCTTCGGGGGAACTTTTGAGTCCTACAAATTCCGGAGAGCATTTTGTGTACCTCCTCGGGGGATCTGGTGTGTCCGGAAGGATTTCCTCCGTTTCCCTCTCATCCTCTTCCTGCTCTTCATCATCAATGACATCCACAAGGTACGGGGTGTCATCGTCATCATCCTCAGCTGCTGCCACAAAGCGTGACATGTCAGTCTCATCAAATTCcaaattcaaatcaatctCTTCACTCTTCAGGGGATCCTTTGCGGCGGATAATTCGTTGCATTTGACATCATCCGAATTGGAGGAATTACTCTCATCTGCTGCTTCCGGAAGTCTCTTCCCAACTGCATAAGTTCTCAGAGATTTTCTCCCTTTGGGGCTTTTATTCGGGCGCTTCTTTATCTTCAGCGTGAGTGTCTTCATTGCTGAAATCTCATATTCCTCCTTGACAATTCCTGCTTTTGAATCCTTCGCCTCAATGGAGATTTTTGTATTCTCCGGACGTTCCTCGTCCATTTGATGAGCCTTTACCAGGTGACGCTTGAACCAGCAATCCATCTTGAAGGTCATCTCACACTGAGGGCACTCGAATTTCTTCTCCCTCCTTTCAGATTCTTCCGCTTCAGCTGAAGTCTTTCGTGGCTTTCTCTGACGCTTCCTTGTCAGAGCTGTGGGTCCATGAAAGAGCTGCCGATGCGAAATGAGACTGGATTCACGGGTGAATGTTGTACTGCACTCCTCACACGCGTACAGAGTCACAACGGACTTTCCAGGCTCAACAATTTCAAACTTTGTCCTCTTCCCaactttcttccttttcacCTCACACACTTCCTTATTGTCCTCACCCCTGAGGGATTCACTCACTTCATCCACACAGTTCTCAATACCACTATCACTTGCATTCGTTGAATCCAATTCCAGCTTCACACTGCCTCCTGGGCTACCACCCTTTGTCGACACGGCCTGAGCGCGAGATTTGCTTCCACGCGTCACGTTTTCGGGGAAAATTTCCACTGGCCCAACATACAGCGTTTGCACTTCATCGTCAATCTGAATGGTGATCTCACTGAGACTTGCCTCCTCATCCGGAAGCTCCAGAATGCAATTTATACTCTGcggttgttgttgttgtaggGCAGTCTCCGCTATCTCATGTTTTCGCGTCATTGCACTCACGTCCATGCTTTAGTTCCATCCGCCAGAtcatcacacacacactttccactgaatttcaatcaaatatCACGCCCTGAGAGGGAGGAAAAGCccgaaatttgcaaaaatttaaaagattttcctgcAAAAGCGTCCGGAAGCAACAGGTTTCCTGTCAAATtgcaaactgtcaaaatctttgttgttttttttgttgttgtgttTATTCCGCAAGGCGGCGCCACGATGAGGTAAAAATTCAACCagctgatttttttgttttacaattttcacagTTTTCCCGAGTTTTCTTGTGTGTTTTCGCGATTTAGTTACTTTTTCCGAAGTATCAAGCAACATAGAATAAAGAAAGAACTAAAAAGTCACGAAAATTGCCGAAAAAactacacacagaaaaaaaatgacaagaaGTGGCAGTCAAATCGTCAATTTTTGCGAGTGGGCCACTCGCATAGacaaaatacgaatatttcaCTCGCACTCATTCGCACtatttctcgaaaattttcacatttattggaCCGAAATTGAACATTGAATTCTATAAATACTGATTTGCTCAATCACTTACAccaatttaaaagcaatatttcttccataaatagcattatttgcccaaaatagataaataaaaatacaatattaattggtaaaattgacgagaagaaagcaaatgttatagcagaaaaaacatttaaaaggtttctttcacaaacactAGCGCCGCGCGGAAATTGGGCGGAATTACCAATTTTacacatgatttttattttgttaatttttcatctggaaaaactattaaaacaccaaaaatcatTATCTGATCTCATGTAAAGgtccacaaaaataaaatttcttctcgaaaacataaattttcgcatattttttaaagaatgtcacaaccatagaaaaaataatttctgcaacAGAATTTCATGACGATATGTCGTAGGATAAtccatactttttcttttttcgtcattaaataatttcataatgactttcaaagtttgaattattttttataattaaaaaaaaacaaaagttaattaatagaCCCTTAAATAAGGCTGTGTTACAAAATCTTACGTCGCAGGGTTACTTTAAGATAACTTGAACTACTTTAGaaaggatatttaaaaaatatcgtcaaaaactaatttaacttgataatgtttcataagacattaatttaactttataaaataaaatttaagtcaattGGACGAACAATCCTAAACCGAAATGTCcgatcataaatattaaagcttATTATAAGCTTAATGGTAAAATATGAAAGTATATTAATATGGTTACGTTgatcaattttagataaaaatttttaagcaattcaaaaatggccgccattttATCCgaacttttttccaacaaataaatgtaatgtaaaataGCTCGTGTTATTTTAAAGTAGCACTTTGCGACATAAGATTTCGTAAAacagcttaatttaattttctataaataatttttgggttttttttctgtaattataaaaaaaaatatttgcaaaattttgtaaatgattggatatattaagaatttattcaatgacgaaaagagaaaaaggtaTGGATTATCCTATGACATGTCGTCACGAAATCTTTTTGCAGAAGTTAATCTTTCAATGGTGTaacatcttttataaaatgaccCAAAATCATATGTGTatgatgaaaatgcttttttgttgcaggaaaaccagaaaaaaaacgtgtaaaaACGTTTTCTGGACTGAATATCTCATATACCACGTCTCTAGAAAATCGTGTCAGTGTTCTTTAGATGAGGCATTGCGGTAACgggcaaattgaaaataaacaaggaGCTTGTCAAAAAAAACCTGTCAAATGTTAGTGAGAAAGAAACTATCTACCATAGACTCGTAATAGTAATGTGCGAGTCTACCTGAGGCTCGCACATTGAAACTGCGAACCATTTCACTCGCAttcacaaaatgcgaaaaatttttctgtgtgtaattCTTGATCTTCAAACTAATGGAAATCATCAGACATCTCCTACGAACTTCCATCCCCTACATCCCAACAATAACAAATCCAACTTGTTATAGGGTTGAACTTCCTCTgaatcccaaaaattcttttctcaccAAAATTGCCCGTTTTAAGTGACTTCCGGTGTGATTCCCAAGGAGCACCTTTGTCAGATGGAGCCTTGTGCAATGGAGGATCCCTTTTTTGGATCCTGTCGCGTGTGTTTGAGCAAAAATGCATCCCTTTCGACAATCTTCGAAGTGCTGGAAGTTCAAAAGATCGGTGAGATGACTCTGTCGGACATGATCCTCCTGCTGTGTGGCCTGAAAATTGATGCAGAAGACGGGATGCCGGGAACAATTTGCGAAGGATGCAGACTTAACCTCCTGGCTGCCTTTGAATTCCGTCTCCTGTGTCTGAAGTCTGATGAGGACATGCGGACGTTTGTGTACAAGAAGGAAGCTGAAGAGGTAATGCAGGAAGTTCAGGAGGTTCCGGAAGGGGTGGAGATTGAGGTAAAGGGGGAGGAGGAAGTGAAGATTGTGGAGGAAGCTGCGAATGCCGTAGTGGGGGAAGAAGAGACACCTGTGGAGGAATATCAGGAGCTGAAGAATGAGGTGAAGGATGAGGATGACAGTTGCGATGTTGGAGATGACGATGGTGGAGATGGGAAGCCAAATAGCCCACCAGGACTCGTTCCAATTGATCCggggaagaagaaaaggaagaatgCAAAGCGGGAGCACATCTGTCAGGTCTGTGGGAAGGTATTTGACAAAGCCTATCGGCTCCTGCGTCATGTGAACATCCACAATGCCAAAGGGAAGCCCTTTGAGTGCGCCCAGTGCAAACAGAGATTCGCCTCTGAGAGTAATTTGCTGCGCCACCAGATTGTCCATTCGAATCTCATCAGTGAGACCACAACGGTGGTCAATGAGAAGCCCAAGAGCTTCCAGTGCTTCCAATGCGACCGGGTGTTCATGAAGCAGGAATCCCTGGCGTCGCACATGAAGACGCACAAGGAGACAATGCAGCAGATTGAATTCAAGTGCGAGTACTGCGAGAAAACCTTCACGAAGATGAACTTCCTGACGCGCCACATAAAATCCCACGAGGAATGCAAATCCCACAAATGCAACATCTGCGGGAAGACGTTTGCCCTCGGGGGGCTCCTCATTGACCACATAAACCGCCACAAGGGGCTCAAGCCGCATGTCTGTGAGATTTGCAACAAGAGTAAGCTTttccggaaactttttttgggttttccgGAAGTTCTTTTCAatgcttttttcttgttttccttTCAGGATTCCAGCAATCGTGCACGCTGAAGGATCACATGAGGATCCACAGTGGGGATACTCCGTACTTGTGCTCCGAATGCGGGAAGGCCTTCAACAATGGCAGCAATCTCCGGCAGCATCTCATCCGGCACTCAGGGGTGAAGCCTTTTGCCTGTACGCAGTGCCCCAGTCGCTTCAGCTGCAAAGGTGGCCTCAAATCTCACCTCACCACGCATTCGGGACTCAAGCCCTACGTCTGTGACAGCTGTGGGCACTCCTTCACCAAACCCTACTCCCTGGTCAAGCACAAACGCATCCACACCGGAGAACGGCCCTACAGCTGTGAAGTCTGTGAGATGAAGTAAGAATCTCTGGCAGAATAAGCAAAAGAAACCCGCTAATACGTCTTTCCTGTACAGATTCAACTCCTCTGACCACGTCCGGAGGCACATGAGGACGCACACGGGAGAGAAACCGTACAAATGCAAATTCTGCGATCGCGCCTTTGCCCAGAGCAATGATCTCGTGAAGCACATCCGTTCGCACGTGGGCGAGAAGACGTACCAGTGTAACCAATGTTCCACAGCATTTAGGCTCTACAGTGAGCTTCGTGTTCACATCCGGGAGCACTTTGCACACGGAGAAATCCCTTCGGATGCCCTCGTGCAGAAATCCACAAAAGGTGTCAATGCAATACCCGATGAGAATGGTCAGGTACCCGTAACGGTGCGCATTAATGATGCCCAAACGTTCCTCGTGGCCCCAGAGCAGGAGAAGCTGAAGGAAGTTCCGGAGAAGATCACCCCCATCATCCATTTAAAGCCAACAACAGCGCACTTTATCCCCGTTACAGCTCTCCCTCCACTCACGCTCAAGGACCCAAATGACGTGCATTCTCAGAGATTCTTCCCCACCACGGCCAAGGTTGTTCATGTGAATCTCCTCACAGAACCCAAGAATTGACAAAAATCATCACTTCCGGAATCACCAATCCCATCAAATAGTTTATAAGAAAGTGTTGTAATAAGTTTTTGAAGATTATTTGTAAGATATATTTTACGTAAAGAACGATAATTTGCCATAAAATTCATggtttttcatcattttggtCATTTCCGTTTCAAATATCTTTCCGGGAAGAAGATCCGAAGAAAACCTAACCTCACAAAATGATCAATTAACATAACCTAGAAGAAACAATAACAAAACAATAGTGACGACGGATTCGCAGTATTGTACATTTTCCAGGGAAAATCATGGAAAAAGCAGAAAGTACCATTCCTAATCCACGGAGAAAGATCCTCCAGATGGCCATCTCGAGTATTCTGGCTGAAACAGGCTTTGATTCAGCCGACAAGGAGTGTTTGGAGACAATCTCAGAAATGTGTCAGAGCTGTAAGTTTCTCTTGAGAGAATTCCTCAATTTCTCTTATTAGAACCTCTCTAATTCCTCTCATTTCCACCCCAACAGTACTCTCAGAGATTGGCCAATCTTCCCGGAATTACTGTGAATTGTCTGGGAGGACAATTCCCGTGATTGGAGACGTTGTAATTGCCCTGATTAACATGGGAATCTCCATTCAGGGTCTTGAGGCATTTGCAAAGCGCGAGGGAAGGTACGTAGTTCCAACGCCACAGCAGGTTTCAACACAGAAGCAACTGAATCTCCTCCAGGCGGGAACAAAGAATCCCCATCCGTCGCACATTCCCAACCATTTGCCCGCCTTGCCGGATCCACACGCCTACATCCGGACGCCGACGCACAAGCAGCCAGTGACGGAGTATGAGGCTATCCGGGAGAAGGCAGCCACACAGAAGAAGGACATTGAGAAGGCCCTGACAAAGTTCCTGGCCAAGACGAGTGAGACGCAGAGTTTGTTCAATGTGGAGGACAATGTCTTCCCCCTGATTGCCTGCAAACCCGCACATCCATCCTACCTCGCAGCACTCAATCCCACGGATCAGGTGTTTGATTTCGAGGAGCTGGAGTACCACTACCAGGTGGCTAATCGCACAGAAGACGTCCCGGCGTCCACAAAGGAAGAGGATGACGATGAGGAGGAAGATGGCGAAGGGAAGGAGCAGAAGGAGATTAAAACGGAAGAAGTGGAAGCAGAGCCGACGCCCAGTCAGGCTAATAATCCCAACATTGATAATCCCTACCTGAGGGCAGCTATTGTGCCCAAGAGGATTAAAATGTCTGATCCAGCGCGGGAATTTGACCCATAAAACTGCCGGAATTgatggagaaataaaaaaaagtatttataatgggaatttgcttttttcccACACTGGTCGGTCAGGAAGAATTTCCGGAGCTGGAAGGATTTAAAAGGATTCTCCAGGTGAGTGGAAAAAGacttattagttggtgttccacttcgtggccaacaccaagtattgtaatcgtcggaaaaccTGACCTCCTCAGATCggactcaaacttggtataagCACGTTTGAGACATCCCACACGCCTGCctgtccaaactttgccttatagctcgagaacggtaatttcattttttggcattttcaaaatccaagat from Lutzomyia longipalpis isolate SR_M1_2022 chromosome 1, ASM2433408v1 encodes:
- the LOC129789096 gene encoding zinc finger protein Xfin-like, whose translation is MDVSAMTRKHEIAETALQQQQPQSINCILELPDEEASLSEITIQIDDEVQTLYVGPVEIFPENVTRGSKSRAQAVSTKGGSPGGSVKLELDSTNASDSGIENCVDEVSESLRGEDNKEVCEVKRKKVGKRTKFEIVEPGKSVVTLYACEECSTTFTRESSLISHRQLFHGPTALTRKRQRKPRKTSAEAEESERREKKFECPQCEMTFKMDCWFKRHLVKAHQMDEERPENTKISIEAKDSKAGIVKEEYEISAMKTLTLKIKKRPNKSPKGRKSLRTYAVGKRLPEAADESNSSNSDDVKCNELSAAKDPLKSEEIDLNLEFDETDMSRFVAAAEDDDDDTPYLVDVIDDEEQEEDERETEEILPDTPDPPRRYTKCSPEFVGLKSSPEEVERKPLMKKLKLPDIPLVAQMSGNTAMLPLMEANVEKKDSDGDGKRFSCTICGAVFSRRYSLGPHMMRVHTKEKSKSCAICGRTFTATGDLTRHVRTHTGVKPFKCNHPGCSFSFASSGDLYKHTRRHRQHVEPIPKPHVCSVCQRAFDRSYDLKRHMARHRLSDPNFKGYECDICHRKFSRKDEYKSHSFRHMGFKPHKCHVCGKPFSDASNCAKHVKVHGPLTFGSQEGNPLACPVCNVGFKNKTAVSRHLATCSTRLGPVQSVPQPEIAATFM
- the LOC129790149 gene encoding transcription initiation factor TFIID subunit 8, whose amino-acid sequence is MEKAESTIPNPRRKILQMAISSILAETGFDSADKECLETISEMCQSLLSEIGQSSRNYCELSGRTIPVIGDVVIALINMGISIQGLEAFAKREGRYVVPTPQQVSTQKQLNLLQAGTKNPHPSHIPNHLPALPDPHAYIRTPTHKQPVTEYEAIREKAATQKKDIEKALTKFLAKTSETQSLFNVEDNVFPLIACKPAHPSYLAALNPTDQVFDFEELEYHYQVANRTEDVPASTKEEDDDEEEDGEGKEQKEIKTEEVEAEPTPSQANNPNIDNPYLRAAIVPKRIKMSDPAREFDP
- the LOC129789176 gene encoding zinc finger protein ZFP2-like, which encodes MEPCAMEDPFFGSCRVCLSKNASLSTIFEVLEVQKIGEMTLSDMILLLCGLKIDAEDGMPGTICEGCRLNLLAAFEFRLLCLKSDEDMRTFVYKKEAEEVMQEVQEVPEGVEIEVKGEEEVKIVEEAANAVVGEEETPVEEYQELKNEVKDEDDSCDVGDDDGGDGKPNSPPGLVPIDPGKKKRKNAKREHICQVCGKVFDKAYRLLRHVNIHNAKGKPFECAQCKQRFASESNLLRHQIVHSNLISETTTVVNEKPKSFQCFQCDRVFMKQESLASHMKTHKETMQQIEFKCEYCEKTFTKMNFLTRHIKSHEECKSHKCNICGKTFALGGLLIDHINRHKGLKPHVCEICNKRFQQSCTLKDHMRIHSGDTPYLCSECGKAFNNGSNLRQHLIRHSGVKPFACTQCPSRFSCKGGLKSHLTTHSGLKPYVCDSCGHSFTKPYSLVKHKRIHTGERPYSCEVCEMKFNSSDHVRRHMRTHTGEKPYKCKFCDRAFAQSNDLVKHIRSHVGEKTYQCNQCSTAFRLYSELRVHIREHFAHGEIPSDALVQKSTKGVNAIPDENGQVPVTVRINDAQTFLVAPEQEKLKEVPEKITPIIHLKPTTAHFIPVTALPPLTLKDPNDVHSQRFFPTTAKVVHVNLLTEPKN